AGAAGGATTCAACCCCGGTATTCATTATATTTATTAACGACGGAGGTGTAGTTAAGCCTACCAAAAAAGTAATTATGGCCTCCTCCGCCCTGCCGGTCTTCTGGCAGTTTGTAGGGATCGGTGACTCCGACTTCGAGGTGCTGAAGCAGCTTGATACGATGAGCGGCAGACTGGTGGATAACGCAAGCTTCATTCATCTGGACCGTATCGAGGAAGTATCCGATGAGGAGCTGTATGATCAGCTGTTGAATGAATTCCCGCAGTGGCTGAAGGCGGCGAAGGCGAAGCGGATTCTGTAGCGGCAGGGAGAAGAGCGAAGGGAGGAAATGGAGGGAAGGAAACGGTGGAAAGATAATAGTCTGGGTATTGACGAGACACCGGGGATTGTTGGGCCCTCTGGCCGCTGTCCGTCTGAGATTTCTTGATTTAACCAGTAATTTTGCGTAGTATGTTCACGTTCACCCCTATCTATTGTGCTTACGTTCGCAGTATATAGGCATTTTCAAAGTATATAGACATGAATGTTGCACTATTTGCAGCTTGGATTCCTAGTTACCCGGGTGTAGGGAGGAATGTTGCAGGAAATGCAGGAATTGTGCTGCTAAGCCGTCCGTAGGGGGAAGATATCCTGCTTTTTATGCAACAATGTTGGATTCTGGCTGGGATGTTGAGGGGAATGTTGTATTTTGGGCAGGATTTTGCAAAAGCTCGCGGCCGAAGCGGGGCTTTAGGGCGGCTCGCCGGAGCGCCGCCGCCGGAAGGTCGCTGCCGCACGCTGCAGCGCCCCACCCGCCCGGCCGAACGGCTAGACCGCCCATGATAGGGCGGTCTAGCCGTTTTCGCTCAGACTGCGGATGTTCATTTCGTCTGCAGACTGGCGGAGACCGGCAGCGTCAGGCGGTAGCCCTTGACCAGAGTATCCCCGTTCTTCAGATCTGTCTCATAAGCCCGCTTGAAGCCTAAGCCTTCATACAGCCTGACCGCAGACGCCATCATATCCGAAGTATGAAGATTCAAGCTGGCTGCCCCAAGCGCAAGGGACCTTCCTGCGGCTTCATGGATCAGAAGCCTGGCCACCCCGCGTCCCCGGACAGCCGGAGAGACAGCGAGCAGACGGATGATCGGCGTATGGATTCCCAGCTCGGGCCTGCCGTAAGCGGCCTCGGAAGAGGTGAACAGCAGCACGCTCCCTACAATTTGTCCATCCAGTTCGGCTACAATCCGGGAGACTGGTGCATCGCCATGGACGGAATCAAGAATGGAATCGCGGTAATCCGCCCACGAAGGCGCGGGCAGCACGGCTGAATATTCGCTGTAGGCTTCGAGTAATACTCCGGCAATGGCTTCACGGTCTGCGTCTGCGGCTTCACGGATTACAATCTCTGCGGAAATGTTCATCTGGCTCCTCCTGTTCGGAAATGGGTATGCCGCTCATTATAATCCATAAATCCGATGAGTATAAGGGGAGTTTAACAATTTCGATTAACGGATAGAAAAGTTCTATCTGCAATTGTGATCCATGTAATGGTATTGGCTGTATATTAGAGGATAAGTCTGTTGACAAAAAAAGGGCCGGTGACTAAGATATAAACAAATTCTATAGACAAGTGCGGCCCTAATTCATTGTTAGTCGATTGGAATAGTAAATTATAAACTGTGGAGGGGGACTACACTTGAACATCGAGAATATTGAGGCCTTTGTCTACATCAACCACTACGGCAGCTTCAACAAAGCGGCAGATGTACTCTATATCTCGCAGCCGACAGTAACGGCCCGCATCCAGTCGCTTGAACGGGAGCTGGACTGCAAGGTATTCGACCGGCTGGGCAAACAGATTAACCTGACGGATAAAGGCCGTCAGTTCCTCCCTTACGCGCAGCAGATTCTGCAGGTCTATCAGAACGGCAAACATCAGCTGCAATCCAAAGGTCAAATCCCGGGGGAACTGAGAGTCGGCAGTACGGTCTCGGTCTCCAATTATCTGATGCCGCATCTCCTGCTGCATTTGAAGCAGCGGTATCCCCACATCCGCATCAAGCTGACCACGGCTTCCACCGAACTATTGATTGAGAAGCTGAAGGTGAAGGAGATCGATCTCGCTTTTATCCGCAAGGTGGTTAATCCGGCCATCCAGTCGTTTCCTTTCTGTGAAGATCCCATCTCGCTGTATGTCTACGCCGGTCATCCGCTGGCCCGCAAGGGCCGTGCTTCCATCGAGGAGATCTCTGACGAGACACTGGTATTCTTCGAATGCGGCTCGCTGGACTGGATGCGCCTGCACCGTGTGTTTGAGAGCATGGAGCAGCCGCCGGGCATTGTGTATCAGGTGGATAATCTGGAGACTGCCAAGAAGCTGGTGCTGAAGCAAGCGGGGATCTGTTTCCTTCCAGCCCTGAGTGTGCAGGAGGAAGTGGAGGCAGGAACACTGATCCGGGTAGATATCGCCGAGACGGAAGGGATCTCCCTGCGAACCAGCCTGATCTCCCTGAACGGAGAGAATGCGGAATTCATTGAAGCCCTGCTGGAGCTGGGAACCCCGGGCAAGCTGAATCGACTTCTTGTATAACTGTATTAAAAAACTCTATTAGCGCATGGCAACATGCAGTGATAAAGTTAACTGCATATAATCACCACTAAACATATAGGGATTATCTAAATTGAAAGGGGACAGAGAGATGAAAAAGACCATTTCCTTCGCATCAGCACTGGCATTAACCTTGGTGATTGCCGGATGCGGCAACAATAACAGCGCGAACAGCGGCAATGGCGGGAAAGTAGCAGAAGCAGCACCGCAGAACAGTGCGGAGTCAACAACTGCAGCCGCAGAACCGGCTGAGGTGACCAAGATTGTGGTCGGCACGGGCACCGCTTTTCCAAATGTCTGCTTCATTGATGAGAACGGCAAGCTGACCGGGTTCGACGTAGAGCTGCTGAAGGAAATTGACCAGCGTCTGCCGGAGTATGAGTTTGAATTCCAGACGATGGATTTCAGCAATCTGTTGCTGAGTCTGGAGACGAAGAAGATTGACTTAGTGGCCCATGTTATGGAGAAGAACCCGGAGCGGGAGCTGAAGTATACCTTCAACAAAGAAGCCTATGCCCACTGGAGAAACCGCATTATTGTAGCCAAGGGTAATGATTCGATCCAGACGCTGGATGATCTGAAAGGCAAGAAGGTGCTGACTGGCGCAACCAGCGCACAAGCGCAAATCCTCGAGAATTACAACAAGGAGCATGGCGCGGATTCGATCAAAATTGTCTATCAGAACGGTGCGGCCAACGATACGGTGAGCCAGGTTGACTCGGGCCGTGTGGATGCCACGCTGGCTGCGGATTTCGTACTGCCGATTATTGATCCGCAGAGCAAGCTGCAGGCAGTCGGTCCTGAGCTGTCTTCCGCTGACATTCTGTATGTGTTCCGCAAGGATGATGCCCCCTCGCAGAAGCTGTCGGATGCCATTGACGGAGTGGTCAAGGAGCTTAAGACAGACGGTACGCTTGGCAAAATAAGCACAGAGTGGCTGGGGGCAGACGTCACCACCTCATCGGTTCAATAATGCGTAGACCCCTACAGCGGAAAGGAGGTGCAGGATGGGTGCGCCGTTTGATTTAGGTTTTGTGTTCTCGTTCCTGCCCAAGCTGCTGACTACGCTGAGCACCACGCTGCTGATCGTAGCCTGTTCGCTGCTGGCAGGGATGGTGGTTGGATTTATCATTGCCCTTCCCCGCCTGTATAAGGTGCCGGTCCTGAAGACCTGCGCGGAGGTGTACATTTCTTTTTTTCGGGGGACGCCGATACTGATCCAATTATTCCTGTTCTATTACGGTCTGCCTGAGGTGCTGAAGCTGGTCAATCTCGATATGACGCGGACGCCGGTGCTGGTCTTCGTGATTCTGACTTACGGTCTGCATACGGGAGCTTTCATGTCGGAGATGATCCGCGCAGCGGTAACGGCAGTCGATAAAGGTCAGGTGGAAGCAGCGTACGCCACGGGAATGACCTCTTATCAGGCTTTTACCCGGATCGTATTGCCGCAGGCGTTGGGAATTGCGATTCCCGTATTCTCGAACCTGGTCATTGCGCTGCTGAAGGATACCTCGCTGGCGTTCACGCTGGGAGTAATGGAGATGACGGGCAAGGCACAGACACTGGGCAGCGCGACTCAGCATTTTATCGAAACCTATATTGCCCTTGCACTTATCTATCTCGTAATCAGCTTATGCGTGGAGAAGCTGCTGCTGGTGGCGGAACGCCGGTTACTGCGGCATGAAGACCAGGGCAGCCCGGTGAAGAAGAGGTTCACTCTGCACAAAAAATCGTCCTTCCGCACTATCGTCGCAGAACTAGGATCAGGCAAAGGAGGCGGCGCGTAATGAAGCTGGACCCATCATTTATCTGGACGGCGTTCGTGCAAATTCTGAGTGCTATCCCTACGACGCTGTATATCACGGTAGTCTCGGTATTGGCAGGATTCGTAATAGGCATTGTGGTAGCGCTGATCCGCATATATAGAACACCCGGGCTGTATCCGCTGGCGGTGGGGTATGTCACCTTCATCCGCGGCACCCCGATGCTGACCCATCTGCTGCTGATTTATTTCGGGCTGCCGATGATCATCGACGGGCTTGCCGTACAGTTCGGCTGGAGCTTCCGCTCGGTATCCATTCCGATGATCGGCTTCGCCTATATCGCTTTCTCGATCACGGCTGGGGCGTATATGTCCGAAGTGGTCCGTTCCGGCCTGCTGGCGGTGGACCGCGGTCAGATTGAAGCTGCGCATTCCATAGGGATGAGTACGCCCCAGGCGCTCCGGCGGATTGTGTTCCCCCAGGCGCTGGCGGCGAGCCTGCCCAACCTGTCGAATTCGGTGATCGGGATGCTGCACGGGTCTACGCTGGCTTTTACCGTGTCGGTTGTGGATATCAATGCCCAGGCGCAGATTGTGGCTTCAACGAACTGGAAATTCTTCGAGGCTTACTTAGCGGCGGCGCTGATCTTCTGGGGGTTGACCTTCCTCATTGAACGGGCCACCGCCTTGATCGAGAAACGGATAAATCTGTATAACCGGGGGGGAGTCGCATGATTAAGCTGGAGCGTATATCGAAGTCCTTCGGGCGCCATCAGGTGCTGAACAATATTGATCTCAAGGTATCCAAAGGGGAAGTGGTCGTCATTCTCGGCCCCAGCGGTTCCGGCAAAACGACTCTGCTGCGCTGCGTGAATTATCTGGAGAAGCCCAGCGGCGGGGAAATCTCGATCGGTGAGTTCAAGCTGGACTGCCGCCATGCCCGCAAGAAGGATATTCACCAGCTGCGGCAAAAGACGGCTATGGTCTTCCAGCAGTATAATCTGTTCCGGCACAAAACAGCGCTCGAGAACGTGATGGAGGGTCTGCTGATCGTCAAGAAGCTCCCGAAGGAAGGGGCCAGGGAGAAGAGTATTGCCCTGCTGGAAAAGGTCGGACTCGGCGCCAAGCTGGATGCCTATCCGAGCCAGCTCTCCGGCGGCCAGCAGCAGCGGGTCGGTATTGCCAGAGCACTTGCCCTGGAGCCAGAGGTCATTCTCTTCGATGAGCCTACCTCGGCACTGGACCCGGAGCTGGTGGGCGAAGTGCTTGAGGTGATCCGCAAAATCGCCAAGGAAGGAATCACGATGATTGTGGTGACGCATGAGATGGGCTTCGCCCGCGATGTGGCGAACCATGTGGTATTCATGGATGGCGGGGTGATTGTCGAGGAAGGGACACCAAGCGAGGTATTCAACCATCCACGCGAAGAACGCACGA
This genomic interval from Paenibacillus sp. FSL H8-0332 contains the following:
- a CDS encoding amino acid ABC transporter ATP-binding protein, translating into MIKLERISKSFGRHQVLNNIDLKVSKGEVVVILGPSGSGKTTLLRCVNYLEKPSGGEISIGEFKLDCRHARKKDIHQLRQKTAMVFQQYNLFRHKTALENVMEGLLIVKKLPKEGAREKSIALLEKVGLGAKLDAYPSQLSGGQQQRVGIARALALEPEVILFDEPTSALDPELVGEVLEVIRKIAKEGITMIVVTHEMGFARDVANHVVFMDGGVIVEEGTPSEVFNHPREERTKQFLKRITPELNYSI
- a CDS encoding GNAT family N-acetyltransferase; translated protein: MNISAEIVIREAADADREAIAGVLLEAYSEYSAVLPAPSWADYRDSILDSVHGDAPVSRIVAELDGQIVGSVLLFTSSEAAYGRPELGIHTPIIRLLAVSPAVRGRGVARLLIHEAAGRSLALGAASLNLHTSDMMASAVRLYEGLGFKRAYETDLKNGDTLVKGYRLTLPVSASLQTK
- a CDS encoding LysR family transcriptional regulator; amino-acid sequence: MNIENIEAFVYINHYGSFNKAADVLYISQPTVTARIQSLERELDCKVFDRLGKQINLTDKGRQFLPYAQQILQVYQNGKHQLQSKGQIPGELRVGSTVSVSNYLMPHLLLHLKQRYPHIRIKLTTASTELLIEKLKVKEIDLAFIRKVVNPAIQSFPFCEDPISLYVYAGHPLARKGRASIEEISDETLVFFECGSLDWMRLHRVFESMEQPPGIVYQVDNLETAKKLVLKQAGICFLPALSVQEEVEAGTLIRVDIAETEGISLRTSLISLNGENAEFIEALLELGTPGKLNRLLV
- a CDS encoding amino acid ABC transporter permease, which encodes MKLDPSFIWTAFVQILSAIPTTLYITVVSVLAGFVIGIVVALIRIYRTPGLYPLAVGYVTFIRGTPMLTHLLLIYFGLPMIIDGLAVQFGWSFRSVSIPMIGFAYIAFSITAGAYMSEVVRSGLLAVDRGQIEAAHSIGMSTPQALRRIVFPQALAASLPNLSNSVIGMLHGSTLAFTVSVVDINAQAQIVASTNWKFFEAYLAAALIFWGLTFLIERATALIEKRINLYNRGGVA
- a CDS encoding transporter substrate-binding domain-containing protein, which translates into the protein MKKTISFASALALTLVIAGCGNNNSANSGNGGKVAEAAPQNSAESTTAAAEPAEVTKIVVGTGTAFPNVCFIDENGKLTGFDVELLKEIDQRLPEYEFEFQTMDFSNLLLSLETKKIDLVAHVMEKNPERELKYTFNKEAYAHWRNRIIVAKGNDSIQTLDDLKGKKVLTGATSAQAQILENYNKEHGADSIKIVYQNGAANDTVSQVDSGRVDATLAADFVLPIIDPQSKLQAVGPELSSADILYVFRKDDAPSQKLSDAIDGVVKELKTDGTLGKISTEWLGADVTTSSVQ
- a CDS encoding amino acid ABC transporter permease — protein: MGAPFDLGFVFSFLPKLLTTLSTTLLIVACSLLAGMVVGFIIALPRLYKVPVLKTCAEVYISFFRGTPILIQLFLFYYGLPEVLKLVNLDMTRTPVLVFVILTYGLHTGAFMSEMIRAAVTAVDKGQVEAAYATGMTSYQAFTRIVLPQALGIAIPVFSNLVIALLKDTSLAFTLGVMEMTGKAQTLGSATQHFIETYIALALIYLVISLCVEKLLLVAERRLLRHEDQGSPVKKRFTLHKKSSFRTIVAELGSGKGGGA